A region of the Denticeps clupeoides chromosome 12, fDenClu1.1, whole genome shotgun sequence genome:
GTGCGGTCCAGAAGTGGAGGATTGTAACTGCAGACTCTCGGCTTCTCTTATTTAAGAAAAGGACTGAATTAAAGAGTATGTTTATCCAAAGTGCCAAAGTGCgttgtgagcatgtgtgtttgtgtgtgtgttgcggtGGTTGGCGTGATAGATCGGGCAAGTGTGGAGGTATGTATGCCACTTAGCGTGAGGGTGGAGCGCTCCCTCATGATTGGTCCGAACTCTGCTTTTAATAATGGAACAAAAGAGAAACTAGAAATgcatatgtttaaaaaatgtgttttttttttcttcaccccCCCTTTCTTTGCTGAATTCCCTTTGTGGCTTTTGGTAAATTTATATTGACTGTGGCTTTGGCAGAACAcaaaaaagaggaagagagaagaaaaggggAAATATGAAAGTGTACAcggattttaatgttttatttttatatatttattcttttttttcttcttgattTCTTATTATTTCAAGTTGGGAGAatggagagggagaaaagggtCTGACTGATGTGCTGCCAGGGCGCGGTCAGCTGAAGTTTTATAGAAATATTATTTGTGATTattgggagggagaaaaaaatgattgccagaggtttgaacttgtgatgTCAGAGTTGCTCAATTATATGTACgttaatattttataatgctggaagacaaaaaaaaatgaatcctgCATTTTGCACATTATCTACATGCCCTGAATTTTATCGTCATGTATGTaaaattatcatattttttctcgtttctctctcctttttgtCATGAAGTGTGGTGACTGAAGTGTAAAAGcaggaataatttttttcctgtgatGCCTAAAACTCATTTTTGTACAATGTCACcctttttcactgttttttttttttttaaatccttacTAGAGTTCCTATACAGAGATTTTTATGTCAAAATCCTCTACAGCTCTAGCCACGAATTTAACACATGCTTCATtggtgaaacaaaaaaatgtaagttacttttcaattaaatttaCTTTGCAAATGGTTCTGTGAACTTGTGAATGTCTCATGCTGAAGTCCTGTTAAAGGAAGTAAACTTGTTGCACAAAAGACATGCACTTggctctctcctgctgcaaccgTCGGCAGTTTCGGTGTGGTTTTCCAGAACCAGGCACTTTCAGTCAGCAATATTTTGGCCATTTATACCACAGTAAGCACAGTTAAACGATTAAACAGTTAAAACACAGTGGCTCCAACACCTACTACTATTAGTTGAAAAACAGATTTATGGGGAAGCATAAAATACAGATATTCATTTGaaatacagcatttaccagacgcccttatccagagcgacttacaatcagtagttacagggacagtccccccctggagacactcagggttaagtgtcttgctcagggacacaatggtagtgagcgggatttgaacctgggtcttctggttcacaggcgagtgtgttacccactaggctactaccataatTCATATGCATTTGAAATAGACGCTGTAAATAGAAAGACAGTTCAGAAGTGTCATGGAAAATGACTCTTGGAACACATGGGGTTGGGCGGAGCTAAAAACCGCCTGTGTTGGCATCACTTAATGCAGAATCAATGCATCACGTTGGCCCAAAAATATATACGTTTTCTCAAAATGTCTGGATAACAGGTGTCAGACGAAGCCCAGATTACAGCGAGTGTATTAACAAGAGAAGATGTTGAGTTGAAGCCCACCGCAACGGTGCAGTGGAGAGGCAGCAAATGCTCTTTAGATGTGAGATGTTTCTGCGATTAGAATGATTTCTGTTTCAGGTAGTCTCATCGCGCTGCCGTGAAAGTGCGCTCCTCACGTGGGTTTCTAGTATTCACTAGTTATGGTTGGCTGCAATAAAaccacaatttaaaaagaaaataaaggaatGTATGTTTTTGTTACAATCTAGTTTGAAGTTGTATAATTATTAAAGTGATTACAAGGTTTCTAGCCAAGATGAAGATTGAGAGATTAGAGTTCTCACATGCATAAAGAACCACAGAAAAAGCCTGTACCAGCATGAGGAAATCAGAATTTTTACACCCACAGGTTCTTGACACCTGTCGTGCCACCTCATCCAACTTCATTCATGCAAATGGGCCACCGTGTGCACCAAGAGCGTGGTGCGGTGATGTCATCGCAAGGCCACGGGTTACAGGGTCCACTGGTTTAGGTCTGCTGTGACTCAGCATGCAAATGAGGCTCAGTGTGAGGGAAGGTGCCAGGAAGAGCAAAGGGAAGCTGGGGGTGACAGGAAACACCGTGCCTGCTCTGAACAGCCTTCTCAGAACAAGTTCTGGGTGCTGATCAATCCCAAGCGACCAAAAGGTATCAATATATCAATGAGTGGTGTGTCACGGCCTCTCAAGGCACGGTTTCAGAATCCCAGGTTGGACAGGGAAGCAATGGAGGAGGTGGTccgtacatttacagcatttatcagacgcccttatccagagcgacttacaatcagtagttacaggaacagtcccccctggagccacttagggttaagtgtcttgctcagggacacaatggtagtaagtggggtttgaacctgggtcttctggttcataggcgagtgtgctacccactaggctactaccaccactacttTGATTGGCCACAGTATAAATGTCATGACTCGGCATGCTGAAGGGTGGGACGCTTTCATGCTGCTTTCAGTGGTTCAGTATGAGGCCACTGGAATTTCCACTGACTCGTCTACATAGATGCGTACTAACACAGCCATTTCTTAAACTGGTGTAAACTTTCAAATACTATCATGGTTACAAACATTTCATGCATAATTACAGTTCATTTGGACGCGCAGTTTTGGACGCACACTTAAGTAAGTAAAACACACTAAATTAATTgaaaatatgtacaaatttattacaaacatgAAGTATTcacaagtgtaaaaaaaaaaaacagaaaagtgacttaaaaaaaaattgaccaaACGTAAATATAACAAACTTTAATTTGTAACAGTCATTTctttttgaatttgaaaatgaacatttggaAGGTTGTTTTCGGAAAAGGCCTAAAAATAGttctcatctgttttttttttttttttggtgttattAATATTGAGCTCTTGCCAGCATgagttaaaatgtattaaatgcaaGAATTTAAATATCAAACTCTTGAGGCTTTGAGCACCATTACAGTAAAGTtacagtaaatgctgcagtgcTGCACTGCAATGCTGTAACGATCCACCCCGGCGATTGCCGGTCCCGGTGCAGGCCACGCCCTTTCCGGTCCCCTGCACTTGTGgtccctcctttaaaggagaacctgcaccagtgttccgggGCCAGTCTTGTGCAGCTGTCCACATCATAGTGTGTGCGTGGTGGTGTACGGtggcgtatgtgtgtgtagtctgtgtGCTGGGGTTGTAGGATGTACGGTAGGATGGCTGGCGTGTCCACAGGGCCGATCCCGAGTTGTCCACGCCCGCAGGCCTGAGTCAGGTGGCTGTATGTGTGGTTGTTGCAATGATGCTGCTGTTTTGTAtgtttccacttccccttccTCAAAGTAGATTCCTATATGTACGAACTGTTATTTGTATAAGCCCctgcgcctgggtcctccccttcaTTGGTGACAACAGGATTTATGTTATGGTCCCAAGAGCTCTGCATGAACTGACAGCAAACTGACGTCGAGATTTCTGCTGTTCACACATGATGCCCTTTAAAATGAAGTCCAGTCATGAACACATCATTAACCTAATTTTACTTGACTCATCCTCTGCATGCTGATCCCTTCCTCTGCTAATCTCATATATTCAGTGTCAACAGTGCATTTCCAgttagattttttctttttttttgcctccaaaGCAAACGGTATAAAAGAGAACACTAGTAAACACACAATACTGTTCAATAAGCAACAGTGCAACAGTTGTACCTCCACAGCCTATCCGGGCTTTCATGAAGTTGGCATTGCAGACTAATTCGCTCTCGACCAAGTACCTGCCTACCAACAGAGGCATCGTCAACATAACCCTGAAATTAAAATGGATAAGACGGACTCTTCTGCAAACCAGAATTTTTTCTGTCTAGCTGTATCTTGGTTTGGCTCAGTTGCTGAGTAAGGCGTTTTGAACAAAATGAGGCACAAGACAGTTCTATTGTCCTTCACGTGTCTAAGGTCACTTTAGGTCTGGTGGCTTTTTAAAGTGGCTTCAAATATTTTCAGAGTAACTGGAAATAGTCTGTAGTCATTTTATGAGTCACTTTTTGCCCTGTATCAGTCCCCATCAAAGCATGTGCACATTGGCATTTGACGTGCATCTTCAGCTTCTGCTCGGGCCAGTCTGGCTGGGTTCAAATCTAATGATACAAAATGAGACTCGTtgagtgtaaaaatgtattctgcaAATTTGAAATTTCTAGACCCTGGTGGGATCGTGGTTTTAACTGCAACACATCACTCCTGTTCATCATTTGTTGCATTTGGACCCTCCTCATAATTGTCCGGGTCTTTCTCACTCTGCCCTTCTTTGGTTTCATCACAGTGGTTGTGGTTCTCCTCTTCATCAGTCTCTGCACATCGTCTTTCTATATCCTTCAATAAGCTGCCCTCCCCCAGCTCATTTCCCGGGCTGAGAATGCCCACATTGCCCTGCATCGGAGCTCGGTGCTTGAGGGCACTctcatcctcttcttcatcatcctcatcctccttgGTGCCTCCTGGTGCCCCGTCTAAGCTGGAGTCACTGAGGAAGGTCGGGTTGTCCTCCAGAGGCCGCATTGGCGTGGACCTGGCGTTGAGGTGCAGAGATGGTGCGTGGTACTGGGACTCCTCCCCGAGGTGAGCATCCTCTCCAGGGCCGTCAAGGTCTACGTCCCGGCTGCAGTATGCATAGCGATGGTTCATGTGCTGGGAGTAGGAGCCGGAGTGTGAGAACCGCTTGCCGCATTTGTCACACTGGTAAGGTTTCTCCCCTGAGTGTAGGCGACTGTGCTCAATAAGGTGGTGCTTGTGCTTGAATGCCTTCTTGCATATCTTGCACTCATGGGGACGCTTTCCTGCAGGATGGGGAACAGACTGTCATGctttgtaaaaaagaaaaacaccaaaaacCGCTTAGCTTAGCGGGTAAAGAAGTTCCAGTTacgagttcaaatcctgaaccaccaaggttctATTGAGTaaccactgaggttcccttgagtaagtaaccgtccccacacattgttCTCTGggtgcctttcgtggctgccagtgctcactaaggtgatcagttaaatgcagaggacacatttgtgtgtatcaaaatgacaaaaaaaaaaatcactttcactgagaAAGATACTTAATACAGGGTGACTGTGTAAACTACTAAGTCTAAATAGttgcactggataagggtgtctgctaaatgctgtaaagataaatatagaaatataatatatagaaatataaagCTCACAGAGTCATAACTGTTAAATGCGTACCTGTGTGCTCATACTTATGACGGAGCAGTGAGCTGCTCTTCTGGAACGTCTTGTCGCAGATGTCACAGGCATAAAGGCCTTCCTCTGTCTTCTTCAGCCTCTTCCGACCCGGGTCTCCTTCCAGACCCTCCTCCATCACCGACAGGTAGTCCAGGCCCATGCTGATGGCTTCACTCTGGGAGTGACAGAAGTATTCAACAATAACATTGacattagagctgtaaatcttggcctgaGCGGGTGGTGTtcaatttctgtcattttagtcaGGCTCGGGTCAAGCCAAGTCATGTCAAGTTTGCACAGTAAATGatcagtcagcaaacacaaacttccagTCTATAGTACGTATCCTTTCCacatgatttgctgcttgtaaattgctTGTCTTGTGATTGGTAAATTCaaatgcatgttgtaaatttgttttattaaatgttatttgcaATTCTAAGCCACCGTTATACGTGGTTATACGTTttgagagatgcaaaaatggatgctgagaaTGTGAAATAGAATGTGCACAGTTATCTGTattgtgtactccttaccaccaggggtcagtgtcgaggccGCAAACTGAATAAATCTAAAATTcgtcatctgttgagtgcagattttgcaacactgcccctataaaattaTGCAGGTATTGCATCCGTATCAGTTCCATTAATTTTGGAGTATGTGCAAACCGACGCAAAGAAGGCAGAATATGGACCGCGACTGTATGTACACACGTACATAGCGCACATAAAGAAtgccgggcttttaaaaagccataCTGGTCGTGTTGGGCTGGATTCTGTTGGGCTCGGGCTGGGTCAGACCTAACCTTTCAGGCCCCATTACAGCTCTAATTGACATCGACCCCCAACACGTTAACCTCTTTCTAGTCTGATGGAGAGTACAGAATTACTCTTTTGAAAAATCGTGTGGGGATTCCCCAGCATGCAACCTGCTGACCAAACAAAGGAAACAAGAAGCAGAGGCCAAATAaacacagcataaaaaaaacccccTAAATGTCAGCAAATAGCACTTGGCACTGATAAAGCGTGTAATGTTACATGActaataattaaacattttatgactAACCCCGTCTAATTATTTGATTCACAGACCACAGTTAAGTCAAtttggtaatgtgtgtgtgtgccttacCATCCTCGTCTGTCTCTCTTGATGAATCCTCTTGAGAACAGACTCTGCATCTGATTCCAACATGTAGGCCATGGGTGACAGGAAGCCAGTGTCATGCGCCGTTCTCTTGTTGGGAAGCGATGGCACGCCCTCGTGCCCCGTGCCTCTAAGTCCAGCGGGAATCATGGGACTCAACAAAGGGTAGGTACCGTAGATGGATCCGCCAAACATGGGCACACCCGGAAAGGCAGTGGATGGCTGGTATCCTGTGGCCGTGACAAGTTGATGGGGTGGCGAGAGCCTCCTGTGCGGACCCTCTGCTTGTGGCATGCCATTACAGACCCGTTCGAACTGCTCAGTCTTGGGCTTGGGCAGGGAGAGGTCCAAGGGCTCACTCTGGGAGCTGGCTGAGCCTGGGGTTCTGCAGGGTGGAGTGGGCCTGTTATGGGGGGAGGCAATCGCGGTCAGGTCCAGGCACAGCGGTGAGCCGAAGCCTGAGGAAGGCACTCGTCTACGTTGCTGCAGGGGCGTCACGGGCAACTCCAGACTTGACGGGCTGACTGGAGTACCACTGCCAGGACTGCCGAGCTCACGGTTTGGCCAGTAGGGACGTGAAGTCATGGCATCTGAATGAAGGTGCATTGGTGATTGCAGGGCAACCAATAACTGTTGAGGCACAGAATGCCATGGTGTCCCCTGTAAGGGGGATCGATCTCTGGAAAAGCCATTGGTAGGAGTCTTTGGGGGGTCCTGGGCACTAGGAGATGGCCTGGAAAAATTGAGGGGAGAGCTTTCTTTGgcctgtggcacctcagtcacCTCCGTGTCTTTGTTCATTTTGCAGAGGTAGCGTTCGTGCTGCAGCAGCACGGCAGCATTGGGGAACAGTTGGGAGCACCAGCGACATGTCACCCCAACTGTCACTCCAGCCACTGTCAGCCTGCCCTTCTCCGCAGAGCCCCTGGTTTCCCGCcctcccttctcctcctctctaaGGGTGCTTTCTACATCTTCCTGCTGAACCTCCCTCCTCAGCATCTGCTGCAGGAGGTGTTCAAACTTACCTCCAGACTGCAGGTATGGCAGAATGGTGGTGCCCTTGAAAACACTAGCCCTGAGGGAGACCTCCGCTGTGGGGTCCCAAAGCCTGCTGAGGTCTGGGCCTCTCAATGTGGCCACACCAGGATCCTGAGACAGGGCGTGGTCTGTAGGCGACTGGACTGGATGACAATCCAGGCCTGATGTGGTATATGGGAAGCACTTTCCAGCATTACGAGCTCCAGCCACAGGCGGAGACGTGTGAGATGACAGGATGTACGTTGGGTTGGCGTGGCCATTGAAGGACCCCCCCACGCCTCCTGAGCCATTAAGGCACTTCTTGCTGCTGAGGTGGGAGCTGTAAGAGCCGGAGTGGGAAAACCGCTTCTTGCAGTTGGAGCATTCATATGGCTTTTCACCTAAaaggaaaaatgtcattttagaCACAGCTTTCATGACTCAGTAGCCTGCAGAAGTTCCATATTTGGTAATCCTTTTAGCTGCAGAGTTCATATGAGTGTCTCACCACTGTGAATTCTCACATGCTCCTTGAGATGGTGTTTATATTTGAACGCCTTGCCACACTGCGTGCATTTGAACTTCCTGTTCTCCATCGACTGGTCAGAAACAAGCTGCAAGCACACAAGAACCCAAGTCAGATTCTGATTGGGCAGGGCCATGGATCTCAAGAACTGTGGTCTTCGCGATGCTGTTGCAAGTCCACCTGTTGGACTTCACACAACCGAAACCAATGGACCCTCACCTTGTCCTGAGCCTGGTTGTGCAAAGCCAGTTGACGTTCCATCTGTGTCCTGTAGGAGGCAGCGTAGCCACAGATGCTGGTCCCTGCTTCCCTCTCATGGCAGAACTTGGTGTGCTCTCTAAGCGAAGCTTTGTTGCGGTAGGTACGGCAGCAATACGGGCATGCCAGCATGGGCTCAATGGCCGTGGGGCTGAGAGGAGCTCCATCTGGAAAtcgataaaaaaagagaagtggtGAACACACACGACTGTATATCTGAAGACTGCTGCACCTTGAGCGTTTCGACCGTAACTGTGATATAAAGCGACGCTACTGGGAACAAGTCTTACTTCTAAGACCTGAAAACTTTTTCTCTTGaactttttttatgaaaataattttgcAGGGGAATGCATCCTGCTGTCAATGGCTGCAATGGCAAATGACATTTGGGGGCACCCTTTGTAAAGTTTTGGGACTTCACCTTCACCACGGGGAGACTCACATGTCCCTGGTGACCAGCATGTGGGTGGCGTGGTGTCACGGACGTGGTACATTGCAGGGCCGCCGTTCTGCACTTGCTGCTCGGGAGGGTTGGCTGGGTGAGAAGCCTTCCTCAGCTGAACCAGGAGGTCATAGCGAGCCAGATCTTCCAGCGCACCTTGTCCTTCAGCCTGAGCTTCAGACATACAGACGATACCCAACTGTCAGTGACCAGTGCTGGTCCCCAGCGGCCGTAATGCAACCAACCTTGACCCCAAACTACAGCATTGTTTTGAGGCTTTTGCAAAAAGCAAGCAGTGTAAATTGCACGGGGCGATCAAGAGTTGTTGTTTGATCCTGCAGAGCCTTCAAGGTGAATTCACTTTTgccaaaggaaaagaaaattatCAAAGAAAGATGGGGCTGATGACAGAAATGCCAATGTAGCTGAAAATCTGCGTTAATCCAGAGCTCCTGGCTCCGGCGAACGAAAAGCCGAGAAATGCTGTAATGCAAAGCCAACATGTTTTCTCTGGGAATTCGAGCCGCACCGCATTGTGCTGTGACTTTTTGCGGAACGTTCAGCAAATGTTTGCAGATGTGGGCATCATATTCCCAGCCTTTTTCATGTGGCCAGGGAAGAGTCGGCGTGGTTCAGCGCAGTTAAAAACACGGCTTCGCCTCCATCGCGTCCCACTCGCTCGCGACAGATAGCGGGAGAGAGACGacgagaggagggggaggagggacTGTGAGCAGTGTTGCCCTTTCATCTccattaaataaaatggaaagcACTGAATGCTGGGTTTTGACTGCAAAACAGACTTTTGAAGTGACGGAGGGCTGTGACATTGTGGGCATGGAACCTGTGTCATGCTCAGAGAAGGAGAGTGCGTATCAAAGAGCATAGACAATCGGCACGGCTTCAAGAATGTCATCTGAACAT
Encoded here:
- the LOC114800664 gene encoding zinc finger E-box-binding homeobox 2 isoform X1, yielding MEAQDAPELQDKTSLTPSEGTEPGSPAHFPRPQSLSPGEGRWAEGDAPAVISTPEDGHRSSQSYTQAEGQGALEDLARYDLLVQLRKASHPANPPEQQVQNGGPAMYHVRDTTPPTCWSPGTYGAPLSPTAIEPMLACPYCCRTYRNKASLREHTKFCHEREAGTSICGYAASYRTQMERQLALHNQAQDKLVSDQSMENRKFKCTQCGKAFKYKHHLKEHVRIHSGEKPYECSNCKKRFSHSGSYSSHLSSKKCLNGSGGVGGSFNGHANPTYILSSHTSPPVAGARNAGKCFPYTTSGLDCHPVQSPTDHALSQDPGVATLRGPDLSRLWDPTAEVSLRASVFKGTTILPYLQSGGKFEHLLQQMLRREVQQEDVESTLREEEKGGRETRGSAEKGRLTVAGVTVGVTCRWCSQLFPNAAVLLQHERYLCKMNKDTEVTEVPQAKESSPLNFSRPSPSAQDPPKTPTNGFSRDRSPLQGTPWHSVPQQLLVALQSPMHLHSDAMTSRPYWPNRELGSPGSGTPVSPSSLELPVTPLQQRRRVPSSGFGSPLCLDLTAIASPHNRPTPPCRTPGSASSQSEPLDLSLPKPKTEQFERVCNGMPQAEGPHRRLSPPHQLVTATGYQPSTAFPGVPMFGGSIYGTYPLLSPMIPAGLRGTGHEGVPSLPNKRTAHDTGFLSPMAYMLESDAESVLKRIHQERQTRMSEAISMGLDYLSVMEEGLEGDPGRKRLKKTEEGLYACDICDKTFQKSSSLLRHKYEHTGKRPHECKICKKAFKHKHHLIEHSRLHSGEKPYQCDKCGKRFSHSGSYSQHMNHRYAYCSRDVDLDGPGEDAHLGEESQYHAPSLHLNARSTPMRPLEDNPTFLSDSSLDGAPGGTKEDEDDEEEDESALKHRAPMQGNVGILSPGNELGEGSLLKDIERRCAETDEEENHNHCDETKEGQSEKDPDNYEEGPNATNDEQE
- the LOC114800664 gene encoding zinc finger E-box-binding homeobox 2 isoform X2 codes for the protein MEAQDAPELQDKTSLTPSEGTEPGSPAHFPRPQSLSPGEGRWAEGDAPAVISTPEDGHRSSQSYNGAPLSPTAIEPMLACPYCCRTYRNKASLREHTKFCHEREAGTSICGYAASYRTQMERQLALHNQAQDKLVSDQSMENRKFKCTQCGKAFKYKHHLKEHVRIHSGEKPYECSNCKKRFSHSGSYSSHLSSKKCLNGSGGVGGSFNGHANPTYILSSHTSPPVAGARNAGKCFPYTTSGLDCHPVQSPTDHALSQDPGVATLRGPDLSRLWDPTAEVSLRASVFKGTTILPYLQSGGKFEHLLQQMLRREVQQEDVESTLREEEKGGRETRGSAEKGRLTVAGVTVGVTCRWCSQLFPNAAVLLQHERYLCKMNKDTEVTEVPQAKESSPLNFSRPSPSAQDPPKTPTNGFSRDRSPLQGTPWHSVPQQLLVALQSPMHLHSDAMTSRPYWPNRELGSPGSGTPVSPSSLELPVTPLQQRRRVPSSGFGSPLCLDLTAIASPHNRPTPPCRTPGSASSQSEPLDLSLPKPKTEQFERVCNGMPQAEGPHRRLSPPHQLVTATGYQPSTAFPGVPMFGGSIYGTYPLLSPMIPAGLRGTGHEGVPSLPNKRTAHDTGFLSPMAYMLESDAESVLKRIHQERQTRMSEAISMGLDYLSVMEEGLEGDPGRKRLKKTEEGLYACDICDKTFQKSSSLLRHKYEHTGKRPHECKICKKAFKHKHHLIEHSRLHSGEKPYQCDKCGKRFSHSGSYSQHMNHRYAYCSRDVDLDGPGEDAHLGEESQYHAPSLHLNARSTPMRPLEDNPTFLSDSSLDGAPGGTKEDEDDEEEDESALKHRAPMQGNVGILSPGNELGEGSLLKDIERRCAETDEEENHNHCDETKEGQSEKDPDNYEEGPNATNDEQE